In Nostoc sp. GT001, a genomic segment contains:
- a CDS encoding ribose-phosphate pyrophosphokinase, whose protein sequence is MNAHRGSAVLSSATFKVQPSATGLNDNHRLRLFSGSANLQLSQEVARYLGMDLGPMIRKRFADGELYVQIQESIRGCDVYLIQPCCQPVNDHLMELLIMVDACRRASARQVTAVIPYYGYARADRKTAGRESITAKLVANLITEAGANRVLAMDLHSAQIQGYFDIPFDHVYGSPVLLDYLESKQLPDLVVVSPDVGGVARARAFAKKLGDAPLAIIDKRRQAHNVAEVLNVIGDVKGKTAVLVDDMIDTGGTIAEGARLLREEGARQVYACATHAVFSPPAMERLSSGLFEEVIVTNTIPIPESNRFPQLVVLSVANLLGETIWRIHEDTSVSSMFR, encoded by the coding sequence GCACATAGAGGATCTGCTGTGCTCAGTTCTGCAACTTTCAAAGTGCAACCATCTGCAACAGGACTGAACGATAATCATCGCCTGCGGCTGTTTTCTGGCTCTGCCAATTTACAACTGTCTCAAGAAGTCGCTCGTTATCTGGGCATGGACTTGGGGCCAATGATTCGCAAAAGATTTGCGGATGGAGAACTTTACGTTCAAATCCAAGAATCGATTCGGGGTTGTGATGTCTATTTAATCCAGCCATGTTGTCAACCCGTCAACGATCATTTGATGGAATTATTGATTATGGTTGACGCCTGTCGTCGAGCTTCTGCGCGACAGGTAACGGCAGTAATTCCGTACTACGGCTATGCTCGTGCCGATCGCAAAACAGCAGGACGAGAGTCAATAACCGCCAAGCTAGTTGCGAACTTGATCACCGAAGCCGGTGCCAACCGCGTTCTAGCAATGGATTTACACTCAGCTCAGATTCAAGGCTATTTCGATATCCCCTTTGACCATGTTTATGGTTCACCAGTCCTGCTCGATTATCTAGAAAGCAAACAGCTGCCAGACTTGGTAGTTGTTTCTCCCGATGTTGGTGGTGTAGCAAGAGCTAGGGCATTTGCAAAAAAACTGGGTGATGCTCCACTGGCGATTATTGACAAACGTCGTCAGGCCCATAATGTTGCAGAAGTGTTAAATGTCATCGGCGATGTTAAAGGCAAAACGGCAGTATTAGTAGATGACATGATCGACACCGGGGGTACGATCGCAGAAGGAGCGCGATTACTGCGTGAAGAAGGAGCGCGTCAGGTATATGCCTGTGCAACTCATGCGGTATTCTCTCCACCAGCGATGGAGCGGTTGTCTAGTGGCTTGTTTGAGGAAGTCATTGTCACCAATACCATTCCCATACCAGAAAGCAATCG